Proteins encoded within one genomic window of Syntrophorhabdales bacterium:
- a CDS encoding glycosyltransferase family 2 protein: protein MNKRIAVIIPAYNEEQTVGEVVRGVKALGQDFDAVVINDSSMDRTAQSAEAAGATVIELPYNLGIGGAVQTGFKYALMHGYDACIQVDGDGQHPPAEIVKVVEPLFVNDCDMVIGSRFVGRTEYRVAFMRALGIKIISIFLRITCGMRVKDTTSGFRAINRRAMSFFAKEYPQDYPEPESLLFAHKKKFRVVEVPITMKDRQHGISSITPFRAAYYMVKVLLAMTIDLFRVF from the coding sequence ATGAACAAACGTATTGCCGTTATTATCCCCGCGTACAATGAAGAACAAACGGTCGGTGAGGTAGTCAGGGGTGTTAAAGCCCTGGGTCAGGATTTTGACGCCGTGGTTATCAACGACAGTTCCATGGACCGCACAGCGCAGAGCGCTGAGGCGGCTGGTGCTACAGTTATAGAACTGCCTTACAATCTGGGCATCGGGGGTGCAGTGCAGACAGGTTTCAAGTACGCCCTGATGCACGGCTATGATGCCTGCATCCAGGTGGACGGAGACGGCCAGCATCCGCCGGCAGAAATTGTGAAGGTAGTGGAGCCGCTTTTTGTGAATGACTGCGACATGGTAATCGGTTCTCGCTTTGTCGGGCGAACAGAGTACCGGGTGGCGTTCATGAGAGCGCTCGGCATCAAGATCATCTCAATCTTTCTGAGAATCACCTGCGGCATGCGGGTGAAAGACACGACGAGCGGGTTCAGGGCAATCAACAGGCGCGCAATGAGCTTCTTCGCGAAAGAGTATCCTCAGGACTACCCTGAGCCTGAGTCACTGCTCTTTGCTCACAAAAAGAAATTCAGAGTGGTGGAAGTGCCGATCACGATGAAAGACCGGCAGCACGGCATCTCATCGATCACTCCTTTCCGCGCCGCCTATTACATGGTAAAAGTGCTGCTTGCCATGACGATTGATTTATTCAGGGTCTTCTAG
- a CDS encoding DUF2304 domain-containing protein has translation MAQNQLLIGILAIIFFLFTIEFIRKRHLREEYAILWLSMSLAIALLSLWPGLVGLLSTLTGLFYVSAVVVIIFIFLISVLMHYSIVISRIKETNKELVQRYALLELRLKELERGRKS, from the coding sequence ATGGCGCAAAACCAGTTGCTGATCGGAATTCTTGCCATCATTTTTTTTCTTTTCACTATCGAGTTCATCCGGAAACGCCACCTGCGGGAGGAGTATGCTATTCTGTGGCTTTCCATGTCGCTCGCCATAGCGCTGCTTTCTCTGTGGCCCGGGCTTGTCGGTTTACTAAGTACCCTTACAGGTCTCTTTTATGTCTCCGCCGTCGTTGTCATCATTTTTATTTTTTTGATTTCAGTGCTTATGCACTACTCCATTGTTATCTCAAGAATAAAAGAGACGAACAAGGAGCTTGTCCAGAGGTACGCCCTACTTGAATTAAGATTGAAGGAACTGGAACGCGGCCGGAAGAGCTAG